The segment aatcgcaattagcactaaaaaactaaaactaaaatgcacttaagcaacataattatgccttgtttagatacgaaaagattttgatttttgctactgtagcactttcgtttgtttgtggcaaatattggccaattatagactaactaggattaaaagatcgtctcgcaatttacaggtaaactgtgcaattagtttatattttcgtctatatttaatacttcatacacgtgtcgaaatattcgatgtgacagggaatcttgaaaactttttggttttcggggtgaactaaacaaggccttagttcgcgtccgatcccaactataatagatagatcattcgcttgatcaacatcgatGGACTCCTTTcgccggctcactgcctcatcaccttcagcctcaaccgcctgtgcaaaagatttcttgatgTGTTGAATGTTTTCTTCCTcctagtaccaacctgtacatccgccggtaccgtcccactgaaagtagatgtgagaatcaaaagtttaagtattatcattaaaaaaaataagcacatatataagcaaatgtctggaaataactcacattacgatccgggCACCTATAGAATATACGACCTTTGTTTattccctctttcgacactttgtactctgtCACAATCTTCTGACCACACTTGCCGCAAGTAGTGAGATGGAGTTCCGGCTGGTCTTGCTTTTGAACCCATTGAGAGACCGAGGACCCGGTCACGGtagccatctactatccatactcaatttttaaacaattataaattccacattttctagtaaacatgtatgattaaagaagaacctaataatattctttatttgtctagttacttcaataaattttctaaattatacaatggatattatgtagtaataaaaaattACCAAgtgacaaaccaattaatttgaactatccgactttctaagatcattatTGTAAACTATATACATTAACTAAATTCCAATCCTCTCATgttctaatatatatataaagaaaaacagatttaaaagatactataattcatcgttgcaaactacattaatactaggtcaacaattatatatatatatatatatatatatatatatatatatatatatatatatatatatatatatatatatggatactaattcaagtgaatgattcaaaaataacaaagtggatttgagctaaaaatgatgggaaaatcacaagccaaaaataatatgaaaaagacaaggaaggatgaagttagtcacctccaagcatgaagagacgatgacggagtcgaagaagatcaacgatgggcgtcggagatgaagaacaaaggaaaaacaaaatgCAAGCTCTaagaacaatggtgctctctggTTTCAAATGATCCCCCAGGCAGAGGGAAGGAGATAGCCGCGGCCTATAAACCAGACCTTTAGTACCGGTCCAGAGcataaaccggtgctaaagggtcacctttaACACTGGTTTGTGCCACGaatcggtgctaaagggtttggctCGGCCCAtggcactggccggtgctaaagggaaccCTTtggcaccggttggtaacaagaaccagtgctaaagggtccctgccccgacagcacttGTCAGTAGCCATTGGGCaggcccctttagcaccggcccgtgttacaaaccggtgctaaaggggtctttatcCCCAGGCCGCGAAAATACCGAGGTTTTTGgtgattttgggcatcgactaATGCCTCGTTCTGTAGTAGTGAGCCCGCTAACTCATGTATGATTTTGAATTTGTCATACTctagttttttttaatttcgtCATATACTAGTTAGCCCAAAACAACAGGCCCTATCAATATTtggtgcaaaaaaaaaagaaaatatggttGCAAAAAGTATCAAACTCAAAGAAATTAAGTTCAAAGAAAAACCCAAAAGACAATTTGTTAAATTATTTTAACAAAATATAATTTTGTGACTTTGTTACTTGTATATTATGCATAtggtaaaactaaaaatattctCGACATATATGATGCGGTTGGGAACAACAAAATTTTGCAGCACATGGGATTCCCAACAACCTGCGGGGAACTAGCAAAATGTCTTACCATTTGAGATACTCATTCTATGACTCTTAATTTCCTCACTTtaagtatttttatttatttattactggCCCAGCATCACAGTCCCTCAAGCTGACCCAGCATTTTTGTTTCTAAGATTAAttggaaaacaaaaaaaaacggtTTGCGGGAGTTGGACCCACGACCTGCGACACGACAACAGACTGCCTTACCACTACGTTAATTTTCACAATGACAAAATTGTCAAAATTTATTTTCCTTTCCTGTTaacccaaaatggccaaaatttATGAAACCAATTTTTACAGTTCTGGTAACATGGTCTGTGCAGCAATTTttagaaatctgttgtttgacactaaatAGTGGGGTCAACCTATATCAAAAATTCCATTTTCATACAGTTTCTTATTTTTCATGCTTCCTCTTTGTTTGCTTGCCAAGCTTTTAACCTTTTCTGTAAATGGTTGTTTGATCATAATGTAGTGTCTTATGAAACCTTGGTATGAAGCTACTATGCTTTAGGTGAATTAAAGTCTTGTCTTCTCTGTCGGAGAAAAGATATGCACCTACTACTTGGTAATGAACTCACCCTTAATTACTACCATTAATTTTAGGTCATAACTGATCTGCTATACTTGACAACACTCACATGACCACCGGGTCTGATACAATTGACCGGCATAATCAGCATAGCCATATGGACATTGGAGGTGATGGATTCTTACTATAGTTCTATAAGTTATGTTTGTATGACGAATGCTTTCTTTCTTGCTGCCCTTGTTTAGATGGCTTCACCATCATAATGACAACACCCTTGTGGCTGATGTAGTTGATGGCCTTACCCAACATGGTCACCACAACCAGATTACCAATGCAGGTGATAGTTTGTTCATCTATTTTTCATATTTGTTATTGTCTCAGTTGATCAATATTTCTATGCAAAGCTTTAAATTCATGATCATCTTGGATCAATGTTTGCTTTACCTAATTAATTTCAATGACAATGTACATTTACAACTAGGGGATAGGAGAGAAGAGACCGACGAAATAATATGGGACTTGTGCAAGTTGTCATAATTAAAGAAAGTGGTTCCTCTTGTTGCTGCAAAGTTTGCTAGTGAATGCACCATCATAGTTAGGAACCATGTGGCTATACTCCCGTATTGGAAGCTATACGAGAAAGAACCTGCATCAAGTTAAAGTGAGAAAGAACgaaaagagaaaggaccaaaagAGAAAGAACCTGCATCCGCGTACGTTGATCTATTCTTAGGAAAAACTAAAGGTACATACATTCGAGAAAATGGCTATTATAGGACTGCAATCGTTGTGGCTTCTCTTAAATAGGACTCTAAACATTTGTTTCTTCCAAATAGGACTCCAAATATTGTTTGTAAGCTCTAATAACATTTTAATAATATTAACTATTTTTTCTCAtcttctaaataaatgtatTTTCGTATATGACCTTATTACCCTTGTACAAACGATTCATCTGCCTGTTTGTCGTACCTAGTCCGTCTCCTCGTCTACTTGCGCCGCCGCGTTCGTCTGCAAGAGCGCGCCGTCGCTTGTCGCCATGCGGAACAAGGGACTCGACATGGCGCTGCACTGCACGGCGATGGCCGGGAGCAAGGGTGTGGTGGCCTGCCTCCTGTCCAAGATGCGCACTGCTGTCGGTGGACCGGACGAGGCGGCTGCGCTGCGGGCAAAAAACTGCCTAGGCGCCACTGCTTTGCACGGGTCCGTCTGTCTCAGGCGTGCTTTGGTCTCTTGATGGCCGAAGCCCCCGAGCTGGCGTCAGTGACAACTGAGGATGGTGTCTCGCCCAGGGAGCAGCCAGGGAGGGGCAAAAGAGTCCTGACATGAtcaaatacatgtatttagGACTTAAAATATGGTTAATTGTATTAAAATATCATTAGAGCATACAAACAATGTTTACAGTCCTATTTGGGAGAAGCAAATGTTTCAAATCCTATTTGAGAGAAGCCACATTGATTGGAGTCCTATAATAGTTATTTTCTCCATACATTCTCTGGTCCTTTCCACATTTATTCTTAATACAAGATTCATTGTTTGTTGTTTTATGCCATAAATTATTGAACAGCCACAGGGGACTTGAGCAATGGTGCATGAAACATCTGTACCACTACCATCTTGCTGAACTTCCATTCCACGGTAGGAGTGGTAAATTCCAGCAAGTTATCCATGGCCCGGCCGGGCGTTACACCCAAGCCAATGTGCTTTCGTATGCATTAACGCAACGCTTTGGGCTCAACGCGGAAGCATGAAAACAAGGTTAGAACCAAACACGAAAGGTGAGAATGACTATTATATTATACTTGATCTACAATCATCGTATACGAGAACGCTACAAGAACAATGCTGGCTACTCGCCCACTCCTATATATATGCCCCTGCTCCAACTACGACTACTACCACTGGCAATAATTTCCAAGTATACTCACCGAGCTTACTGAAGAGCACCAGCAGTGACTGCAATCATGGCTTCGGCCGTTCCCCCTCTGCTAGTCTGTTTGCTGCTTATTGTTTGGCCCTATCTTGGCTCCTCCTACCACACCAGCTACACCCATGGCGGAAGGCACTACATTCTCCGTTCCAACAGAGACCCACGGCAGCCGAAACAGACGCCGACCTGCTCCTCCGCACATTCTGGTGAAGCATCACCATTCACCATAATGTTCCTTGTTAATTGTGGTGTACTGGTCCATATATATGTGTCATGTTAACTTGTAACCTACTCCTAACATTGTAGGGACGAGCAGGAGGGACACATTGCCTGTGGTGCACCGGCTGAGTCCATGCTCCCCTCTTGGCGCCGCACGGATCCAACAGCTGGAGAAGCCATCCGTGGCCGACATCCTCCACCGCGACGCACTTCGCTTCCGCTCCCTGTTCAGAGACCACAACCACGGGTCCGCTGCACCCGCACCGACATCACCTGGAGCTGATGGAGGAGGGCTCTCGATCCCCAGCAGGGGCGATCCAATCCAGGAGCTGCCCGGTGCGTTCGAGTACCACGTCACGGCTGGCTTTGGCACTCCGGTGCAGCAGTTCACCGTGGGATTCGACACGACTACCACCGGTGCCACGCAGCTGCAGTGCAAGCCGTGCGCCGCCGACGAACCGTGCCACCACGCCTTTGACCCATCCGCGTCGTCCTCCATCGCTCATGTCCCCTGTGGCTCGCCGGACTGCCCGTTCAATAAAGGCTGCTCCGGACACAGCTGCACTCTCAGCGTCTCCATCAACAACACTTTGCTCGGCAATGCGACGTTTTTCACCGACAAGCTGACGCTGACGCCGTGGAACATCGTGGACGACTTCAGGTTCGTGTGTCTCGAGGCCGGGTTCCGGCCGGACGACGACTCCACTGGTATCCTCGACCTCAGCCGGAACAGCCACTCTCTGGCGTCTCGCGCCGCGCCTTCCTCGCCGGACGCGGTCGCCTTCTCCTACTGCCTGCCGTCGTACCCGAGCGACGTAGGCTTCCTCTCCCTCGGCGCCACCAAGCCGGAGCTGTTGGGACGCAAGGTGAGCTACACCCCGCTAAGGAGCAACCGCCACAACGGGAATCTGTACGTCGTGGAGCTCGTCGGGCTGGGCCTCGGCGGCGTGGACCTCCCGGTCCCGCGCGCCGCCATCGCCGGCGGAGGCACGATCCTCGAGCTGCACACGACGTTCACCTACCTCAAGCCCAAGGTGTACGCGGCCCTCCGCGACGAATTCCGCAAGTCCATGTCGCAGTACCCTGTGGCGCCGCCGCAAGGAAGCCTGGACACGTGCTACAACTTCACCGCGTTGAGCTCCTACTCGGTGCCGGCCGTGACGCTCAAGTTCGACGGCGGGGCCGAGTTTGACCTCTGGATCGACGAAATGATGTACTTCCCCGAGCCCGGGAGCTACTTCTCCGTCGGGTGCCTTGCGTTCGTTGCGCAGGATGGTGGCGCTGTGATCGGGAGCATGGCGCAGATGTCGACGGAGGTGGTGTACGACGTGCGCGGAGGGAAGGTTGGGTTTGTCCCGTACCGCTGCTGATGGAAGATCACAGCTAGCATATATGCACGTCTGCATGCGCAGGGTGAAGAGCAAGCATGCCATGGGTGTGTGCTCCTTTTAACATCTTTTATCTGTAATAAGATAAGGCTCAGAGAACTCGCGCGTGATGCATTTTCGAGGTACGGAGCTACTATGTCCGTAGGCGGTTGAATAAGCAGTACCAACAGCTATCAAAAGCTAGTTCTATATGCTGCCTCTGTTTGTCAAGTTTGCCAACACAAAGTATACCAGTTTCTGTTATGTTTGCGAATATGGTGTTTTTTTCCACTTCTCTAGACTTGAATGGTGATTTTACTTCTACTATTTAAACTTTGTGATTTTGCCCTTGTCTTTTTAAAATGAAGCAACTGTTTGCCCCTACTTTATAGCACCGTGAGGATGAGGCGAATTaaatggcaaaaaaaaaaagagaaaagaaagcaGAGCACCCACTCCAAtgtcttgtttactttcactccaaaacctaaaatttttcaagattctccgtcacatcaaatttttagacgcatgcatgaaatattaaatatagatgaaaaaaaacTAATCGCAccgtttggtcaaaatttacgagatgaatcttttgagcctagttagtccatggttggacaataattaccacaaagaaACGAAACTGCTACAATGTCGCGAAATTCTTCCCttcgggaactaaacacggcccaaaAGACAAGCATACTTCTCAGTTTATTTCCTCCAAATCTTGGGCGCTCGTTCCTTCTGCTCATGCCTCGAGCACGAGCAGCACACGGCGGATGCTGGAGTTTCGTGGCCGCCTTGCTCTTGTCCATTGGGTGGCGCTCCTCCCAGTGGTGAATCCCTCACATCCCCTCCCACTCCACATCCTCCCCTCAGAACCGAGTAGCAATGTTCAGCATCACCTCGCAGGCATGTGCGCTTCCGGctagcgggcgggcgggcgcggTGGCTGGCGGCCGGTGGTTAGGCCCATCGCGGCTCCCTTGGCCGGCAGCACCTAGCACCCTCCCTAGCAAGCATATCCCCCACCCCCGCCCCTTATCGGAATTTACCTCCGGCAATGCCTAGCAACAACTTAACGTAGGAGGAATTAGATGGTACCACACGAGACATAAGATTTATACTTGTTCAGGCCCCTATGTAGCATAATACCCTGCTCATGTCCCCTCTTCTTGTATTCGTATGCTCAGTTATAGGGGTTGTTGCCCCTAGCTATGAGATGAAAGGGAATGAGATGGATCTTGATCTTGAGGTCTTTACCCTCCTTTATATAGCCAGAGAGGGTAGGGTTACAATGAGGGGGATAGGCTAACAGATTGAATCCCTAGTTTGTTACAGAAAAAACATAACAGATCCATATTATGCTGTCATCCACATACATCGGCTCCAGATATTCTCGGCGTGCCTTGATCTTCAAGTTGGTTGCTTTGAACAGCCAATTTTGGGCCTCCTTCGCCATGGCCTCTGGACTGATAGTCGAACATGATCGAATATACGGACGATGTGGGCTACACTTAAACCATGATCTTATAATTTGACTAATGCAATATGTAATAAACATTGAAATATGACATTTTAGCAAATCTGGTAAagagggctagagcattgggctatctatatggtgctctagtttctctccataagggcctatctgtaagtgatcatcTAAGACTTACAGTACAACTATGAGGGCAatatggctctgactttagtCATATaagaggaccttttctagcttgttagtgctTAGCTTCATGGTGCTATACGGGCTTGTCAAATCAGGCATAGTGCggcctctgtccttatgtgtataggttgtgtgtcattgtgccatttgaaaAGGGAGCTCCACATCTATTTGCCAATTGGAAACTTAACAACCCTAACTTGTTAAACGAACCTtgaaaaggcttcatagtgaaccctgcctgctcaccatgGAAGTGTTTCAGGGAGTACCTATCATGGTAGTATATGGGACTCATGATTCACAGTGAAAGTATACAACCTCTGGAGAGTATAAAACTGTTATAACAGCATGCTCATAGTCACAAGCAGCCTTGGAACCCTTACAGAACAAATGATCACTAAAGATtatgattattattattatgttgtttttgctatcctttattcactttaccagATCATGCGTTTATTTTGGAATATagcaacttgatgctactcatatgctaacaTTATGACAACTAAAAGCGACATGTGTCTtgcctttgagcctcataaacATCATGTTTCACTTGTTAAGTATGAGATGTATTTAtgcttgtttattttctttatttggataaaaatcctggATGGATAAGAGATAACATGGGTAATGACTTCTGCAACTATATCCTTGAGGATTTTTGGACTTGTGGTTACCACTATGATAGACTTTATGTAGGTCTCAAGCCCATCTCATTTGATGCACTATCTATCATGTTACATGATAGTCCCTTAGTGAATTAATCTCTAGATTTTTATATGCATGGACATAGTGCAATGCTATCACTCTGGAGTTTCTTAGTTTTCTGATAGATTTTAGCCACCACTTAACATGCCTTGTGGACTTCAAGTTATCCTGATAAATGTTTACTTTGATTATCATAGTTTGGTCATCATAGTTCATAGAAAACTACTCGGCCTCAACGTCGGTGGTGTCTAATCATGAGAGCTACTTCCATGGTTGACCTTGTTAAGATAGCCTACTTGAAAgactttgtaacaccctaaattttgttcttttggaaatagatgaaaaataatttaattttgtaatttttgtgctcatggaacataggaaaaataatatttttcatttaattaaaatttatcataggatgtagcaacatttttgtgcactcatgctCCTGCATTACATTTATTGTGCTGAGTGGTTTTACTAAAGTCCAAAAGTATTTCAATGTGATTTTTAAAATAGATTTTGActaaaagaaaggaaaagaaaataatGAGGACAAACCCCTCCTCTCTGCTTTCTGGCCCGAGGGCCCAACCTCTTTCctccccctttttttttttttccccccccccccccccccccccgctggagcCCAGTTTTCCCTTCCCCTCGGCCTGTTGGCCGACTCCCTCACTCGGCCCAAGCCGGCCAGCAACCGGCCCAACACGCCACCTCCCTCCACGTCGCCTCGGCCCGCATGCGCAACCGGCCCACTCTCCGCTCTAAGCCCAGTGGCCACCCGAGCGCCTCCCCTCTCCTTCCTTCTCACTGGCATCCGTGGCCCACGCGCCAGTGCCACTCCCTTCTCTCCTCTCACTGACAGCCAGGACCAAGCTGTCAGCCGTCTCCTACCTTGCGCCGTAAGCGAGCCGGACACAGCCGAGAACGTACCAAACCCGATTTCACGGGATTTGCTGCCTCCAAACGCGCGTAAGCCACCCCTATAAAGACCTAAACCTTCTTCGCGTTTCTCTTTCCCGTTTCCACGACCCTAAACGTGCTCTAGCCGGGTTTTGGATCTTGCCGAAAAGAATAGGAAgccgccgccatggagcgcCCTATTCGCGGTCGTGCCGTCGAATTAGAGCTCTGGCCGAGTTTCCCGACTCTCCTATGAGGTTGCCAAGCTCTCTCTTTCTTTCTATCGTGCTTTGGTTCACCCTATAACCTTCGCCGAACTTGCAGGAAGGGTTCCGGCCGCCATTCTCCGACGTCGGCCGTGTGCACGTCCTTCTCACATTCGAGTTTGCCCTAGGTGAGCTCGCGGGGAGTTTCTCTTCGCTTCCATGTCTTTATTTTGTTGAACCGTGGTCTAAATCGTTGAAACGACTAGCGCCGGTGAGGTTTCTTATGCCGGCCATGGAGCCGTCGTGCCGGGAACACTGTTCCGGCCGGGGTATCCTTCTTTACCCTCCCAGATCTAATCTGAGCCATCCATCGCAGATCCAACGACCCAAATTTCAAGATACCCCTTTGGTCGACAGTttttctaaagagcccctgGCCTTTTTAGATATCGAACCCGCGGTCCTAAACGCCTTTCCGATAATACGTTTTCTCCTTTTGAAAGCGCAAACAGTTCAGTTCAGGTTCGAAATACGTTTTCTCTATTTACAAAGTTGCTACTAAGTTTGTTTTACTCAAAATATTCAATTTAACTCCGTTtctgtccattcaaattgcgttaggtttgttttcatgagctctacatgatagtaaaattgtttacttagtttgaaactttttcatttcatgagtttaattaattatttttctaaagaaaatcttagaaaattcatatcttctacattttaactctgattttcgtgatctttacgttcgtgtgatcgtagcgatgcgtagaatatttttataaacttttcatattgtttttatatgattcgtgtactgttctaattgtagccttgtttgcttcgtgtatgtttgttgtcgtatgtttgtgatcgatgatcggaattagttggtgagcaattcgtggtgatcaagagtgcttcagtgatcaagatcagagccttggcagctagtaagaccagcagcaggctcaggagagctttgatcaaggcaagtatagcatttgggatTTTATTTCTGGGACCATGATTGGGGTGACTAGATTAGGTttagtaataaacgataaaaatgactttttagccacttgatgatttatctgtaagtgataactgggacaacagtgcaaccatgagggctataatggctctggctttagttaagtatgattaacttttctagctcgttagcggttaccgatgtggcgcaattggggaatagcagaccgtggattcctgcgagtgaatcacacggactgactaatgaaactaagcggccctaacttgttagacgaacctttgaaagacttcatagtgatccctgccgacct is part of the Sorghum bicolor cultivar BTx623 chromosome 10, Sorghum_bicolor_NCBIv3, whole genome shotgun sequence genome and harbors:
- the LOC8076442 gene encoding aspartyl protease family protein At5g10770 is translated as MVTTTRLPMQSVSSSTCAAAFVCKSAPSLVAMRNKGLDMALHCTAMAGSKGVVACLLSKMRTAVGGPDEAAALRAKNCLGATALHGHRGLEQWCMKHLYHYHLAELPFHGRSGTSRRDTLPVVHRLSPCSPLGAARIQQLEKPSVADILHRDALRFRSLFRDHNHGSAAPAPTSPGADGGGLSIPSRGDPIQELPGAFEYHVTAGFGTPVQQFTVGFDTTTTGATQLQCKPCAADEPCHHAFDPSASSSIAHVPCGSPDCPFNKGCSGHSCTLSVSINNTLLGNATFFTDKLTLTPWNIVDDFRFVCLEAGFRPDDDSTGILDLSRNSHSLASRAAPSSPDAVAFSYCLPSYPSDVGFLSLGATKPELLGRKVSYTPLRSNRHNGNLYVVELVGLGLGGVDLPVPRAAIAGGGTILELHTTFTYLKPKVYAALRDEFRKSMSQYPVAPPQGSLDTCYNFTALSSYSVPAVTLKFDGGAEFDLWIDEMMYFPEPGSYFSVGCLAFVAQDGGAVIGSMAQMSTEVVYDVRGGKVGFVPYRC